A single window of Cytobacillus dafuensis DNA harbors:
- a CDS encoding YqhG family protein — MQQQEIHNFLEKYFYANGCEIIQNGQGYLTVQLTIELDKELMNRPFYWHYLEKTGGVPNPMQLTLITNPHLVSDQMKGETIHFGSPRLHQIFESTKNLAGSIRLYEKHNKPPGQQTPLRPWLGMNIRISYECDRKRDVFKSIGLQLINGQMIEGFHDKLLNLPLTPKIPDYSFTLSPLIMPKSGISRVENFLRYKLEHEDHSWAEDARKRWQKDLKLLEHFYEEAEEKDESYEIEKTALKEQYEPKVKISIVNGGLFYLTDQAV, encoded by the coding sequence ATGCAGCAACAGGAAATTCATAATTTCCTCGAGAAATATTTCTATGCGAACGGATGCGAAATCATTCAAAACGGGCAAGGCTATTTAACTGTACAGCTTACAATTGAACTAGATAAAGAGCTGATGAATAGGCCTTTTTACTGGCATTATTTAGAAAAAACTGGTGGAGTACCTAATCCAATGCAGCTCACATTGATTACAAATCCACATCTTGTTTCTGATCAAATGAAAGGGGAGACCATTCACTTTGGATCCCCTCGCCTCCACCAAATTTTTGAGTCAACGAAAAACTTAGCCGGCTCTATTCGTTTATATGAAAAGCACAATAAACCACCAGGACAGCAGACTCCTTTAAGACCTTGGCTTGGTATGAATATCCGGATCTCATATGAATGCGACAGGAAAAGAGATGTCTTTAAATCAATTGGGTTACAATTAATAAATGGGCAAATGATTGAGGGTTTTCATGATAAACTTCTAAACTTACCTCTGACACCGAAAATTCCTGACTATTCGTTTACACTCTCACCATTAATTATGCCTAAGAGTGGCATATCAAGAGTGGAAAATTTCTTGAGATATAAGCTTGAACATGAGGATCACTCTTGGGCTGAAGATGCAAGAAAACGCTGGCAAAAGGATTTAAAATTGCTGGAACATTTTTACGAAGAAGCTGAGGAAAAAGATGAAAGCTATGAAATTGAAAAAACAGCTTTAAAAGAGCAATACGAGCCAAAGGTTAAAATTTCAATCGTAAACGGTGGTTTGTTTTATTTAACAGATCAAGCTGTTTAA
- a CDS encoding YqzE family protein produces MKSNDYVKYITQTVVKYIDQPKNERKRNRLEKKDMKEPFLFRWFGVIPYILYYYVKRKRGK; encoded by the coding sequence TTGAAATCGAATGATTACGTAAAATACATTACCCAAACAGTAGTTAAATATATTGATCAGCCCAAAAATGAACGGAAAAGAAATCGTCTTGAAAAAAAAGATATGAAAGAGCCATTTTTATTTCGGTGGTTCGGTGTGATTCCTTATATTTTGTACTATTATGTCAAAAGAAAAAGAGGAAAGTGA
- the comGG gene encoding competence type IV pilus minor pilin ComGG produces the protein MLQNERGFTYPLTFCFILLAALVLSVQIDSYLSEVRFLKESEAILKQEYYLLSSMKRVENILIEGDEELFSGFFTFTDGTIRYETSQLTATLYMVTFNLKIGSYPDIKGFGYFDEESGKMIKWVERN, from the coding sequence ATGCTGCAGAATGAAAGGGGCTTTACGTATCCACTTACATTTTGCTTTATTTTGCTTGCTGCTCTAGTGCTCTCCGTTCAAATTGACTCTTACTTATCGGAAGTACGTTTTTTAAAAGAATCAGAGGCGATATTAAAGCAAGAATACTATTTATTAAGCTCAATGAAAAGGGTTGAGAATATATTAATAGAGGGGGATGAAGAACTTTTCTCAGGCTTCTTTACGTTTACTGATGGAACGATTCGTTATGAAACGTCTCAACTTACTGCAACTCTGTACATGGTAACCTTCAATTTAAAAATAGGATCATATCCTGATATCAAGGGGTTTGGTTATTTTGATGAAGAATCAGGTAAGATGATTAAATGGGTAGAAAGAAATTAA
- the comGF gene encoding competence type IV pilus minor pilin ComGF — translation MNTRSAKYLNSRGFTMLEMLYAFSIFLLIVSFFSICMKFLLDNKGLEARVSRMEWQVFVSQLKKELRLSEGLEVYENKIILRKNGQNVSYEKYGTNMRRRVNNEGHEIVLQKVDSFNFTPIRDGMKLTVEDLYNQSHSALLFSYINLEEEHAAE, via the coding sequence ATGAATACAAGAAGTGCGAAATATTTGAATAGTAGAGGGTTTACGATGCTTGAAATGCTATATGCATTTTCTATTTTTCTTCTTATCGTTTCTTTTTTTTCCATATGCATGAAATTTTTATTGGATAATAAGGGGCTAGAAGCAAGAGTGAGCAGGATGGAATGGCAAGTATTTGTCAGTCAGTTAAAAAAAGAGCTAAGGTTGTCAGAAGGCTTGGAGGTATATGAAAACAAGATAATATTAAGAAAGAACGGCCAGAATGTCAGCTATGAGAAATATGGAACAAATATGCGACGGAGAGTAAATAATGAAGGGCATGAAATTGTACTTCAGAAAGTGGATTCATTCAACTTTACCCCTATTCGAGACGGGATGAAACTTACAGTAGAGGATTTATATAATCAATCCCATTCTGCGCTTCTTTTCTCTTATATTAATCTGGAGGAAGAACATGCTGCAGAATGA
- a CDS encoding type II secretion system protein, whose product MCRRNNGFFLVEMLLSLSAWLVIAMVFFPLIMGLINRTIQLHQEYDGTQLLYETLQTAKKEQRVPVHEIIKINQTVYEVYQDSVRSGRLEVCVKYEDILKNEYKKCEIFE is encoded by the coding sequence ATGTGCAGAAGGAATAATGGATTTTTCTTGGTTGAGATGCTTTTATCTTTATCCGCTTGGCTAGTCATAGCGATGGTCTTTTTCCCCCTTATAATGGGACTCATTAATCGAACCATTCAATTGCATCAGGAATATGATGGGACTCAACTTTTATATGAGACTTTACAAACAGCTAAGAAGGAACAAAGGGTTCCTGTTCATGAAATAATTAAAATAAATCAAACTGTTTATGAAGTCTATCAAGACTCTGTTCGTTCTGGTAGATTGGAGGTTTGCGTGAAATATGAGGACATTCTTAAAAATGAATACAAGAAGTGCGAAATATTTGAATAG
- the comGD gene encoding competence type IV pilus minor pilin ComGD, with amino-acid sequence MRSREAGFTLIESLFVLSVFFVITSFSVFLLKPQFSSIEKQQFFSQLKSDFLFAQQYAISHQTEVIVYFPIEYDAYYIHEKLSSQYLIEREIPERIKIQPGSMKLFFQFQADGNISKFGSFWIFIDKERYKFTFLIGKGRFYVQKE; translated from the coding sequence ATGAGAAGCCGAGAAGCTGGCTTCACCTTGATAGAATCTTTGTTTGTATTGAGTGTTTTTTTCGTCATTACCTCTTTTTCAGTCTTTCTGTTAAAGCCCCAATTTAGCTCCATTGAAAAACAACAATTTTTTTCCCAATTAAAATCAGACTTTTTGTTTGCACAACAATATGCTATTTCCCATCAAACTGAAGTAATCGTGTATTTTCCAATCGAATATGATGCCTATTATATTCATGAAAAGCTAAGCTCCCAATATCTAATCGAAAGGGAAATTCCTGAGAGGATTAAGATTCAGCCAGGATCCATGAAGCTCTTTTTTCAATTTCAGGCTGATGGAAATATTAGTAAATTCGGCTCGTTCTGGATCTTTATTGATAAGGAAAGGTACAAATTTACTTTTTTAATTGGAAAGGGAAGGTTTTATGTGCAGAAGGAATAA
- the comGC gene encoding competence type IV pilus major pilin ComGC — protein MRLLKNIKGFTLIEMLIVLLVISILLIITIPNITKHNSSINNKGCEAFVQMVQAQVQAYEIEHKKPPASIQTLVDEKYLNEGETSCPNGENISIAEDGKVILVKKESSSE, from the coding sequence ATGAGATTGCTTAAAAATATAAAGGGTTTCACATTAATAGAAATGTTAATTGTTTTGCTTGTTATATCAATTCTACTAATTATTACAATTCCAAATATTACGAAGCATAATTCATCGATAAATAATAAAGGATGTGAAGCATTCGTGCAAATGGTACAAGCCCAGGTACAAGCATATGAAATTGAGCATAAAAAACCCCCTGCTAGCATTCAAACACTTGTAGATGAAAAATATCTTAATGAAGGGGAAACCTCATGTCCAAATGGAGAAAATATCTCGATTGCAGAAGATGGAAAAGTAATACTAGTTAAAAAGGAGTCTTCTTCTGAATGA
- the comGB gene encoding competence type IV pilus assembly protein ComGB encodes MRKRKWNLQEQSHFLKRTGELLVRGYPLSEAIESILYQLPQNKKEEVRGCLADLREGYPFYQILSKLNFNKNLIGYVYFAEQHGGLASAIQEGSEMMLKRDKDFEKLKKLLVYPLMLIFITVVLFIFVDYVILPRFSSLFISMNLEPNFFMKVVSSYGEMMPFLIGGTGSLFLIFFGYYGLIFKKHSQIKQKNLLVSIPIIGHFLKLFYTQFFSVQISYLLAGGVSIHEALSLFEKNDKQPLYQELGLEIKQSLRKGEKLEEILKIYPFFDSELPNIIRHGQKNGKLDQELLFFSRHCLNLIEERSEKLLKTIQPCLYTVIGFLIVSMYLAVLLPMFHLLEGI; translated from the coding sequence ATGCGAAAGCGTAAATGGAATCTGCAAGAGCAAAGTCATTTTTTAAAAAGAACAGGCGAGCTGCTAGTAAGAGGTTATCCCTTATCAGAAGCAATTGAATCAATCTTGTATCAGCTGCCGCAAAATAAAAAAGAGGAGGTTAGAGGATGTCTCGCAGATTTAAGAGAGGGTTATCCTTTTTATCAAATTTTATCAAAATTAAACTTCAATAAAAATTTAATTGGCTATGTATACTTCGCAGAGCAGCATGGCGGCTTAGCGAGTGCTATCCAAGAAGGCAGCGAAATGATGCTTAAAAGGGATAAGGATTTTGAAAAACTAAAGAAGTTACTTGTATATCCTTTAATGTTGATCTTTATTACTGTTGTTTTGTTTATCTTCGTTGACTATGTAATACTGCCGAGATTTTCCTCCTTGTTTATTTCAATGAATCTAGAGCCAAACTTTTTCATGAAGGTCGTTTCATCGTATGGTGAAATGATGCCATTTCTAATAGGGGGCACAGGTTCTCTTTTCCTCATTTTCTTCGGGTATTATGGGCTGATATTTAAAAAACATTCCCAGATTAAACAAAAAAATTTGCTCGTTTCTATTCCTATCATTGGCCACTTCCTAAAATTATTTTATACTCAATTTTTTTCAGTACAGATCAGTTATTTATTAGCTGGGGGTGTATCCATTCATGAGGCCTTGAGTCTATTTGAAAAGAATGATAAGCAGCCGCTTTATCAAGAATTAGGATTAGAAATAAAGCAGAGCTTACGTAAGGGGGAGAAGCTGGAAGAAATATTAAAGATTTATCCTTTTTTTGACAGTGAGCTACCAAACATCATTAGACATGGACAGAAAAACGGAAAGCTTGACCAAGAATTATTATTCTTTAGCAGACACTGTTTAAATTTAATTGAAGAAAGATCAGAAAAATTGCTAAAAACAATTCAGCCTTGTCTATATACTGTAATTGGTTTTTTAATTGTTTCGATGTATTTAGCAGTTCTATTACCAATGTTTCATTTATTGGAGGGAATATAG
- the comGA gene encoding competence type IV pilus ATPase ComGA: MNIIEKLAERIIKDAVRNQASDIHIVPRRKDTLIQLRLANKLIPRLYLPKEECDRLISHFKFTASMDIGEKRRPQSGAYSYSVDGQMIGLRLSTLPSSHNESLVIRILPQQEQIPFFQISLFPAMTRKMLALLKHAHGLIIFTGPTGSGKTTTLYSLLNETSHMFNRNIITLEDPIEKDNDLVLQVQVNEKAGVSYAAGLKAILRHDPDIIMVGEIRDAETAKIAVRAALTGHLVLSTMHTRDAKGAIYRLNEFGVNWLEIEQTLVAVTAQRLVELRCPFCQGECSPFCYSYGRWKRASVFELLAGRALNAAMMGAKGEKSKVEYLTLKDVIKKGIALGYIKESEYERWVLDYAKA; the protein is encoded by the coding sequence TTGAACATAATAGAAAAGCTCGCTGAAAGAATTATTAAAGATGCAGTAAGAAATCAAGCCTCAGACATTCATATTGTTCCCCGAAGGAAAGACACACTCATCCAGTTGCGCCTCGCTAACAAATTAATTCCAAGACTGTATTTACCGAAAGAAGAATGTGACAGACTCATTTCCCATTTTAAATTTACAGCTTCCATGGACATTGGTGAAAAAAGACGGCCGCAAAGTGGGGCATACTCCTATTCAGTAGATGGGCAAATGATTGGCCTTCGATTATCCACCCTTCCTTCCAGTCATAATGAAAGTCTCGTAATCAGAATCCTCCCTCAGCAGGAACAAATTCCTTTTTTCCAAATCTCTTTATTCCCAGCTATGACACGAAAAATGCTCGCTTTATTGAAGCATGCTCACGGATTAATTATATTCACTGGTCCGACCGGCTCAGGAAAGACTACAACATTGTACTCCCTTTTAAACGAAACCTCCCATATGTTCAATCGCAATATAATAACGCTAGAAGATCCAATAGAAAAAGATAATGATTTGGTTCTTCAAGTACAAGTGAATGAAAAAGCAGGTGTCTCCTATGCTGCTGGGCTAAAGGCCATTCTTAGACATGATCCGGATATCATTATGGTGGGTGAAATAAGAGATGCCGAAACGGCAAAAATCGCAGTTCGGGCAGCATTAACGGGACATCTTGTATTAAGTACAATGCATACTAGGGATGCAAAGGGGGCTATCTACAGATTAAATGAATTCGGAGTTAACTGGCTCGAGATTGAACAAACGCTTGTTGCAGTAACAGCACAAAGGCTTGTCGAGTTAAGGTGCCCATTTTGCCAGGGGGAGTGCTCTCCTTTCTGCTACAGCTATGGTAGATGGAAGAGAGCAAGTGTTTTTGAGCTTCTTGCAGGGAGAGCGTTAAATGCAGCTATGATGGGTGCGAAGGGTGAAAAATCAAAGGTAGAATATTTAACATTGAAAGATGTCATTAAAAAGGGCATTGCTCTTGGGTATATCAAGGAATCTGAATATGAGCGGTGGGTACTAGATTATGCGAAAGCGTAA
- a CDS encoding helix-turn-helix transcriptional regulator: MEQTLKITNVLSDPTRYYIYQYITKRHNEVTVQEIADNFNIHPNVARLHLSKLEDVNMLVSETQKTGKGGRPSRLYRLSDDVIQLHFPYRDYQLLSKIAMQTLLSLGEQAKSALYETGKKFGLELIDQEKNRSSQFNESLSFDQKLNIIKNAATMSGFHPEFEANDEKTKIYFQIFNCPFKEVAADHEESVCNMHFEFLKGMFEALFDEIELIEKENMLNGCESCSYHAFVTN; encoded by the coding sequence GTGGAACAAACTTTAAAAATTACAAATGTGTTATCTGATCCAACACGCTACTATATTTATCAATACATAACAAAAAGACATAATGAAGTAACTGTTCAGGAAATTGCGGACAATTTTAATATTCATCCTAACGTTGCAAGACTTCATTTATCAAAGTTAGAAGATGTCAATATGCTTGTCTCTGAAACACAAAAAACGGGAAAAGGAGGCCGGCCAAGCAGACTTTATCGCTTATCGGATGATGTCATTCAGCTTCATTTCCCGTATCGAGACTACCAGCTTTTATCAAAAATTGCGATGCAAACACTGCTATCCCTTGGAGAGCAAGCTAAGAGTGCGTTATATGAAACGGGAAAAAAATTTGGTCTTGAATTGATTGATCAGGAAAAGAACCGCTCCTCACAATTTAATGAATCACTTTCCTTTGATCAAAAATTGAATATCATTAAAAATGCAGCTACTATGTCAGGCTTTCATCCTGAGTTTGAAGCAAATGATGAAAAAACAAAGATCTACTTCCAAATATTTAATTGCCCATTCAAAGAAGTAGCTGCAGATCATGAAGAATCAGTATGTAATATGCATTTTGAATTTCTAAAAGGTATGTTTGAAGCCTTATTCGATGAAATTGAGTTAATTGAAAAGGAAAACATGCTAAATGGCTGTGAATCATGCTCCTATCATGCATTCGTCACAAACTAG
- a CDS encoding DUF2626 domain-containing protein — MDRMYRVLGFWTGIFAVMFFVGDMYTTSLIFFGQTGFFLLLSYLKLSERMYMYVFGAYLTVFFIGFTYWSTFMMTPGVSGH; from the coding sequence ATGGATCGTATGTACAGAGTATTAGGCTTCTGGACGGGGATTTTTGCTGTCATGTTCTTTGTAGGCGACATGTATACAACATCTTTAATCTTCTTCGGCCAAACAGGATTTTTCCTACTTTTAAGTTACTTAAAGCTTTCAGAACGTATGTATATGTATGTTTTTGGAGCATATTTAACAGTGTTCTTTATTGGCTTTACATACTGGAGTACATTTATGATGACTCCAGGCGTAAGCGGCCACTAA
- a CDS encoding class I SAM-dependent methyltransferase, translated as MINFFKEWILNSPLQRITYAEYIQLALYHPQYGYYMRDKCKIGRDGDFITSSNVSDIYGRSIAKWFYKQVKANKLKASICEIGAGTGRFANAFIDEWNKISTEPIHYFILEASPHHRKLQQDEIIFSERVKQIDSLMEISPFEGLIFSNELFDAFPVHVIEKQNGQLMEIMVTVENDQLAESVVPLENEQILTFLKESGLNIKDGQRIEIPLQMEDMICSIANVLANGMVLTVDYGYTNEEWKKLWRREGSLRGYYQHQQINNILLYPGEMDITSHVHFDAFINLGSKNGLQFINKWRQDEFLITSGILEDLQDHYDPNPFSEVSKRNRAIRSLIMPSGISSSFHIILQEKEIRKK; from the coding sequence ATGATTAATTTTTTTAAAGAATGGATCCTGAATAGCCCATTACAAAGAATTACATATGCAGAATATATTCAGCTTGCCCTTTATCATCCTCAATATGGTTATTATATGCGGGACAAGTGTAAAATTGGACGCGATGGAGATTTTATAACGTCAAGTAATGTATCAGATATTTATGGGAGATCAATAGCAAAATGGTTTTATAAGCAAGTAAAAGCAAATAAGCTCAAAGCCTCTATATGTGAAATTGGTGCAGGAACAGGGCGTTTTGCCAATGCATTTATTGATGAATGGAATAAAATATCGACTGAACCAATACATTATTTTATTTTAGAGGCAAGTCCACATCATCGAAAGCTTCAGCAGGATGAAATCATTTTTTCAGAAAGAGTAAAACAAATAGATAGCTTAATGGAAATTTCTCCTTTTGAAGGACTGATTTTTTCGAATGAACTATTTGATGCTTTTCCTGTACATGTCATCGAAAAACAAAATGGACAATTAATGGAAATAATGGTCACTGTGGAAAATGATCAGCTTGCAGAGAGTGTAGTTCCACTGGAAAACGAGCAAATATTAACCTTTTTAAAGGAAAGTGGATTGAACATAAAAGATGGTCAAAGAATCGAGATTCCTTTACAAATGGAGGATATGATTTGTAGCATTGCCAATGTGCTTGCGAATGGAATGGTTCTTACAGTTGATTATGGCTATACGAATGAGGAATGGAAGAAACTATGGCGAAGGGAAGGCAGTTTAAGAGGCTATTATCAACATCAGCAAATTAATAATATCCTTCTATATCCTGGAGAAATGGATATAACGAGTCATGTTCATTTTGATGCATTTATTAATCTAGGAAGCAAGAATGGACTTCAATTTATAAACAAATGGAGACAGGATGAATTTTTAATTACATCAGGAATTTTAGAGGATTTACAGGATCATTATGATCCGAATCCATTCTCTGAAGTGAGTAAGAGAAATAGGGCGATTCGCAGTCTCATTATGCCTTCTGGAATTAGCTCATCCTTTCATATTATCCTGCAAGAAAAAGAAATTCGGAAAAAATAA
- a CDS encoding MBL fold metallo-hydrolase: MKWNQIPLGPLQTNCYVLSKEDNSCLIFDPGEESEKLSDYIRHNQLKPHAIILTHAHFDHIGVVEDIREEFGIPVYIHKKEADWLLDPALNGSLRYEMIKNVSGKPADYFITEEQEMTIGDFTFQILETPGHSPGSLSFYFQDSGLVIAGDALFNGSIGRTDLPFGNHNQLIKSIHDKLLILPEETIVLSGHGPATTIGQEMDSNPFLNGF, encoded by the coding sequence ATGAAATGGAATCAGATACCATTAGGACCATTACAAACAAATTGTTATGTATTGTCAAAGGAAGACAATTCATGTTTAATATTTGACCCAGGTGAAGAAAGTGAAAAGCTTAGCGATTATATTCGTCATAATCAATTGAAGCCACATGCAATAATTTTAACACACGCCCACTTTGACCATATCGGAGTGGTCGAGGATATTCGAGAAGAATTCGGCATTCCAGTCTATATTCACAAAAAGGAAGCTGATTGGTTGCTTGATCCTGCATTGAATGGCTCCTTGCGTTATGAGATGATAAAGAATGTGAGTGGGAAGCCAGCGGATTATTTCATTACTGAAGAACAAGAAATGACAATTGGAGATTTCACTTTTCAAATCTTAGAAACTCCTGGACATTCTCCAGGAAGTTTATCATTTTATTTCCAAGATTCGGGCTTAGTCATTGCCGGTGATGCGCTTTTCAATGGAAGTATCGGGCGTACAGACCTTCCTTTCGGAAACCATAATCAACTTATAAAAAGTATCCATGATAAATTATTAATTCTGCCAGAAGAAACGATCGTTCTTTCTGGACACGGACCAGCTACAACGATCGGACAGGAGATGGATTCTAATCCATTTCTTAATGGTTTTTAA
- a CDS encoding DUF2759 domain-containing protein — protein sequence MGLVIIFALVAVLAGIGAWSALKNKNILGFVFGAGSFVVFGGFALLTLINSGYPAVH from the coding sequence ATGGGACTAGTTATTATCTTCGCATTAGTTGCAGTTCTCGCTGGAATTGGTGCTTGGAGTGCGCTTAAGAACAAGAATATCCTAGGCTTTGTATTCGGAGCCGGTTCATTTGTTGTTTTCGGCGGTTTTGCTTTATTGACACTTATTAACAGTGGATACCCTGCAGTACACTAA
- a CDS encoding MTH1187 family thiamine-binding protein: MAIVDVTVIPIGTSTPSVSSYVADIQRVLKGYEEKGHIRYQLTPMNTIIEGELPVLFEVIQAMHEVPFENGLMRVATNIRIDDRRDVKRKMEEKVERVVSQLNDN; this comes from the coding sequence ATGGCAATTGTTGATGTAACTGTAATACCAATAGGAACAAGTACACCGAGTGTCAGCAGCTATGTAGCAGATATTCAACGTGTATTAAAAGGGTATGAAGAAAAAGGGCATATCAGATATCAGCTAACACCAATGAATACGATTATCGAAGGAGAGCTGCCGGTATTATTCGAAGTCATTCAGGCAATGCATGAGGTCCCATTTGAAAATGGGTTAATGAGGGTAGCGACAAATATCCGTATTGATGACCGCAGGGATGTAAAAAGAAAGATGGAAGAAAAGGTCGAAAGAGTTGTAAGTCAATTAAATGATAATTAG
- a CDS encoding YqgU-like beta propeller domain-containing protein translates to MEQRKNSSICMFLFLCTIPLFILFGCQNEKEVGVQPVKKHNISLGKEAIPHSFVSNETMTPIPIENGQFNTVNGWLNNETIIYMTNVGLGSNVYTYNVFTGESSLIFESEVPISSVVPSPSGQYILIHSAPSTYEGIISIIDPKGEQLMSEHISAYELTFEWNPYDENLILISSFSENWDFSMFQMNIKEKKLDEIHNKEPFVNWVDKDEIIYLNWDQKDISLFAPLVKKGINVQNEKILLNDVFYVKTVKDLIMTITVNSNASDEAVYTFHSNDFQELSSFTVPHLTRYSDWLVPYFDFDAENHFLTFQPLFSAEADSYRDGFQLWSFDAVKGEKEVIMEDLKNEPLSCSPDGKYCLYGFNFEKLIDIQSKKVIPLIKDF, encoded by the coding sequence TTGGAGCAAAGGAAAAATAGCAGTATCTGTATGTTTCTTTTTTTATGTACAATTCCCCTTTTTATCTTATTTGGATGCCAAAATGAAAAAGAAGTTGGGGTGCAGCCTGTAAAGAAGCATAATATTTCACTAGGTAAAGAAGCCATTCCTCACTCATTTGTTTCTAATGAAACCATGACCCCTATACCAATTGAAAATGGGCAATTTAATACAGTAAATGGCTGGTTAAATAATGAAACCATAATTTACATGACAAATGTAGGGCTAGGCTCAAATGTATATACTTATAATGTATTTACAGGCGAGAGTTCATTAATCTTTGAGAGTGAGGTACCAATATCTTCAGTAGTCCCGAGTCCATCAGGTCAATACATTCTAATCCATTCCGCTCCAAGTACATATGAAGGAATTATTTCGATTATTGATCCAAAAGGCGAGCAGTTAATGTCTGAGCACATCAGTGCATATGAGTTAACTTTCGAGTGGAATCCTTATGATGAAAACTTGATACTTATCTCTTCATTTTCGGAGAATTGGGATTTTTCGATGTTTCAAATGAATATTAAAGAGAAGAAGCTAGACGAGATCCATAATAAGGAGCCATTTGTTAATTGGGTAGACAAGGATGAAATCATTTATTTAAATTGGGATCAAAAAGATATTTCTCTCTTTGCCCCACTTGTAAAAAAGGGCATAAACGTGCAAAATGAAAAAATACTCCTTAATGATGTATTTTATGTTAAAACCGTTAAAGATTTAATTATGACGATTACTGTAAACTCAAATGCATCAGATGAGGCTGTTTACACCTTTCACTCTAATGATTTTCAAGAGCTGTCGTCCTTTACAGTTCCGCATTTGACGCGCTACTCTGATTGGCTTGTTCCTTATTTTGATTTTGATGCAGAGAATCATTTTCTTACCTTTCAGCCACTTTTCAGTGCAGAAGCTGATTCTTATCGCGATGGATTTCAGCTGTGGTCGTTTGATGCGGTAAAAGGTGAGAAAGAAGTGATCATGGAAGATTTAAAAAATGAACCGCTAAGCTGTTCACCAGATGGGAAGTATTGTTTGTATGGCTTTAATTTTGAAAAGCTGATTGACATACAATCAAAAAAAGTAATACCACTTATAAAGGATTTCTAA